In a genomic window of Styela clava chromosome 11, kaStyClav1.hap1.2, whole genome shotgun sequence:
- the LOC120347818 gene encoding dolichyl-diphosphooligosaccharide--protein glycosyltransferase subunit 2-like, with the protein MKFLILLTLVCFSQAAIRLSSVLSPSEQENIRNLLSETPYSDIAHAYYAVSGLKELTQGGAASTAVTKAACEAAKSASTKSLESLFYASSIVANLGATCKHTFPASAIDSVEKKLSAESDVKSLYHAVSVLSHAGKKFSSNSVVELLTKALAQDDSVLSSSLGILITSKLDAKVDIKPLLEKSFDIEDMVNQADEVDEKYLHFENDLRTTSTFIRAALELAKRTKRPLGITEDQMIMLANFILRTKNPSTHEQAFNVVASLNAIASSSTMKLAKVQLLSGSSIAQDKTSIQISVNNVLSHPIEGLTVKADSVTRTSDNEVIISNTPLKKAVAASGTTYDLNMWNLKPKSGFYDVTLNVVPTGGANLVGVSDIEFRVKVTTRVEILESQIGTQDREASSGDWQKVKYPAKGPGMKADTQQKVLMKFKVQDTIDKALIKPHQVFVLFQNVESGQEVIFIAEPDSQSMYKFEVDLSTASKEQFAGKDGKYSVHLIVGDAAISNPILWHVADITLTFTGVTPTPTSESIYVAKPEIHHKFRESEKRPPAVVSTIFTFACLAPLVILLISWLKTGMNLSNLSLAPKNLIFHGGLIGIFVLYYLFWVQLNMFTTLRYLALLGSVTFLAGSKVLADQAARGQ; encoded by the exons ATGAAAT TTTTGATTCTTCTGACGTTAGTATGCTTCTCTCAAGCTGCTATTCGACTTTCATCGGTTTTGTCACCAAGTGAGCAAGAAAACATAAGGAATCTACTTTCG GAAACTCCATACTCTGATATTGCACATGCCTACTATGCGGTTTCTGGACTGAAAGAATTGACGCAAGGAGGAGCTGCATCAACTGCTGTTACAAAG GCTGCTTGCGAAGCTGCAAAGTCGGCCAGCACAAAGAGTTTGGAGTCGTTGTTCTATGCATCATCTATTGTGGCTAATCTTGGAGCAACTTGCAAACACACATTCCCAGCTTCAGCCATAGATTCTGTTGAAAAGAAATTATCTGCTGAATCTGATGTGAAGTCTCTATACCATGCAGTGTCTGTGCTATCACATGCTGGCAAAAAGT TTTCATCAAACAGTGTTGTTGAGCTTCTAACTAAAGCTCTTGCTCAAGATGACAGTGTACTTTCCTCATCTCTCGGAATTTTGATCACTTCAAAGTTGGATGCAAAAGTTGACATCAAGCCTTTGCTTGAGAAAAGTTTCGACATTGAG GATATGGTAAACCAGGCTGATGAGGTcgatgaaaaatatcttcatttcGAAAACGATCTTCGTACCACCTCCACTTTTATTCGTGCAGCACTTGAACTCGCTAAGAGAACCAAACGTCCTTTGGGAATCACAGAG gaTCAGATGATCATGCTCGCCAACTTTATATTACGAACCAAGAATCCATCAACACATGAGCAAGCTTTCAATGTGGTAGCTTCATTGAATGCAATTGCTTCTTCTTCTACGATGAAACTGGCAAAAGTTCAACTTCTGTCTGGCAGCAGCATCGCTCAGGATAAAACTAGCATCCAG aTTTCTGTTAACAATGTTCTCAGTCATCCAATAGAAGGTTTGACTGTGAAAGCCGATTCAGTGACCAGGACATCTGACAACGAAGTTATCATCTCAAACACTCCATTGAAGAAAGCTGTAGCAGCATCTGG GACCACGTATGATCTTAACATGTGGAATTTGAAGCCAAAAAGTGGATTCTATGATGTTACTCTCAA TGTTGTACCAACCGGCGGAGCGAATCTTGTGGGAGTTTCTGATATTGAGTTCAGAGTCAAAGTTACAACAAGAGTTGAAATTCTCGAATCTCAGATCGGAACTCAGGATCGTGAAGCTAGTTCCGGTGATTGGCAAAAGGTCAAATATCCTGCTAAAG GTCCAGGGATGAAAGCAGACACACAACAAAAGGTTTTGATGAAGTTCAAAGTTCAAGATACTATTGACAAAGCATTGATCAAGCCTCACCAG GTTTTTGTTCTCTTCCAAAATGTTGAATCTGGCCAAGAAGTTATCTTCATTGCAGAACCTGATTCTCAATCTATGTACAAATTTGAAGTAGACCTGAGTACAGCTAGCAAGGAACAGTTTGCAGGAAAAGATGGAAAATATTCAGTACATTTGATCGTAGGAGACGCCGCGATCTCAAACCCGATCTTGTGGCATGTG GCTGACATCACACTAACATTCACTGGAGTAACGCCGACACCAACTAGTGAATCTATCTATGTTGCCAAACCTGAAATTCATCACAAATTCCGTGAATCTGAGAAACGTCCACCTGCGGTTGTCTCAACCATCTTTACTTTTGCCTGTCTTGCTCCTTTGGTCATCTTGCTCATCTCt tGGCTGAAGACTGGAATGAATCTGTCCAATCTGAGTCTTGCTCCAAAGAATCTCATCTTCCATGGAGGACTCATCG GAATTTTTGTGCTGTATTACCTCTTCTGGGTCCAATTGAACATGTTTACAACGCTGAGGTATCTGGCACTGCTTGGATCTGTAACTTTCTTGGCTGGTAGCAAAGTACTTGCCGATCAGGCGGCACGCGGACAATAA